The genomic window GATAGGGGGCGTGCATGTAAATGAATTCTTGACCCAGCATGTTCAAATGGGTACGCAGGCGCCAGCGCAGATGGTTTCCAAATTCATAGGGGACAAGAACTTGCTGCCAAGAGTCAATTTCCTGGGAGGTGGCAAGCTGCCAGGCTCCGCCATTTGTGCTGTGCCAAAGTTCGGTGGGCAGGTTCAAATCCAGGTCCAGTGAATCCATCCATTGCAAACAGATATTGCCATCGCTGAGGCGCGAGCTGTGAACGATATTTCTATATGGGCTAAGCTGTTGGGCATTCACAAGAGCTGTGCCCAGGATAAAGATGACTATAATCAGCTTTGTTTTCATGGTTTATCCTTTAAAAAATTGGGTATCTAAAGCCATATCCATCAGTTTGTTGCAGGTTTAAGTTTTTTCCACAGCCTGCTGAAAAAACATTTTTTGACCGGGGAAACTTGGAAAGATGAGATAATGTCCTCAAAATATGGCAAAGCTTCCTGGAAATACCAGCCGGCTTCGGCGCTGAAATCCAAGGTGTAATCCCATTTTGGGCCGGGGATGCGCAATCTGATATGGTGTTCTTCCACTTGTCTCATCGGAGTGTGAAGCCATTCAAGGCGATGCGCGGTGATTCCATTTATTACGACAGAGCGTGAAACAAGCGGCTGATAGGTTTCTGATTCCACAGCCTGGATTTCGCGAGTAAGCTGGCGGTCTCCATCACGCATGTAGGAATTGAAGTTTTTTACAGCGCCCGCGGAAGGTTCCGCTTTCACGCTGAATTCATACGAAAGTGCCGCAACAGCGGGATAATGATAAACGGCAAAAACGGTGTTGTTTTTCAGGGATTTGTGTTGCCAACCCAAGGGATAAGCGAGCTCAAAGCCATATTTTGAGCTTTTATGGGAAAGCATTTCCTGCGCTTGAAGCAGACCAAAAAAAGCAGTGAAAAAAAGCAGGCAAATCAAGGCTTTATGGCGCATAATTACTCCTTGGAATGGTTTTTATTCGTAGATTGCATTAAAGAAGCTAAGTTAAAATGTGTCAAGAACAAAATCAGATTTTATTGAGGAGAGGCCTGGGTGTTTATGTGAATTCGGGGAATGCGTTCCCAAAATATCAGTGTATTTGGGGAGTGCAATCCCCGATTTAATAGATTTTACTTGACAAATAAAGCGATAACTCAAAGCATGACATGGAGGTTAAGATGATACATAGAACTGTACTTGAAATGATTCCAAAATATCTGCACAAAGACCGTGCCGTGATTATTTACGGTGCCAGGCGAACCGGAAAAACCACGATATTGAAGGCCTTGGAGCGGGATTTGAATGATATTCGTTTTATCAATTGTGACTTGATTGATGGACAAGAGGCTTTCAACTTCAAAAATGAAGCTGAAATTATGTTGAATTTTGGCAACATTTCTTATCTTTTAATCGATGAAGCTCAGAGGGTTCCGGATATAGGAATAAAACTTAAGGCAATAATCGATACTTTGCCAAAGCTTCAAATCATCGTCACTGGGTCTTCGTCTTTAGACCTTTCAAACATCACGCGAGAGCCTCTCACGGGCAGGAAATTTGAGTTTTTAGTGACGCCTTTTTCCACTCGGGAAATATATGACCACGCTGGGATTGAGGCCGTGAAAGACGGAGCGGCACAGAGAATGATTTTTGGCAATTATCCGGAAGTATATTTGGAAAAAACAATGCCCAGGGAAATCATTGGGGAAATTGCTGGGTCATATCTTTTTAGAGATTTATTGGCATATCAGGATATCAAGCGCCCAGAGCTTCTGAAAAAGCTGCTCAAAGCTTTGGCATTGCAATTGGGCAATGAGGTTTCATATTCGGAACTGGGAAGCATTGTGGGTTTGGACAGAAAAACCGTGGAACGTTATATCGAACTCATGGAAGAGGCTTTCATCATCTATCGGCTTGGCTCATTCAGTCGAAATCTGCGCAACGAGCTGAAAAGGGCGGTGAAAGTTTATTTTTGGGATAACGGAATTCGAAACGCTTTGATCAACAATTTTTCTCCATTGGAAGAAAGAGGTGACTTGGGCGCGCTTTGGGAAAACTATGTGATCACGGAACGCCGCAAAATGATGCTGAACAGGCGTGCGAGCTTTGAACACTATTTTTGGCGGACAAGCGCACAACAGGAAATTGACTTGATTGAGACCCAAAATGGAAGCATAAGTGGTTTTGAAATTAAGTGGAAACCCCGTAAAACGATAAAATTTCCTAATAAATTTCAGGAAGCGTATCCGGAGGCGAATCTGAAATTGGTGGATTTTGGGAATTATGTGAAGTGGTTGTTATAGATCCGACGGAAAAATACTGGAAATTAAAGCGAGGCTGGCTCTGGTTTTGAGGGTATTTTTGTGTATTCGGGGAATGTGTTCCCAGAATATTCATGTATTTGAGGAATTGATTCCCAGTTTTTAAGGTTTATACCTTGGAAAAGCGGCTGTAAAAATCAATATTTGAGTTCAAACGCGAAGCGGTAGCCCAAGTAGAAACCCAGCCGGCTGCTTGTTGTTAAATCATAATCCTCAAGCTCTTTAAGGCGTTGATACAATCCGCTGGTGACAACGTATGTAACACCGGCATCCAGTCCATGTTGACGTTTTTTGCCAAACATC from Candidatus Cloacimonadota bacterium includes these protein-coding regions:
- a CDS encoding ATP-binding protein — translated: MIHRTVLEMIPKYLHKDRAVIIYGARRTGKTTILKALERDLNDIRFINCDLIDGQEAFNFKNEAEIMLNFGNISYLLIDEAQRVPDIGIKLKAIIDTLPKLQIIVTGSSSLDLSNITREPLTGRKFEFLVTPFSTREIYDHAGIEAVKDGAAQRMIFGNYPEVYLEKTMPREIIGEIAGSYLFRDLLAYQDIKRPELLKKLLKALALQLGNEVSYSELGSIVGLDRKTVERYIELMEEAFIIYRLGSFSRNLRNELKRAVKVYFWDNGIRNALINNFSPLEERGDLGALWENYVITERRKMMLNRRASFEHYFWRTSAQQEIDLIETQNGSISGFEIKWKPRKTIKFPNKFQEAYPEANLKLVDFGNYVKWLL